One Cytobacillus luteolus genomic window carries:
- a CDS encoding SMI1/KNR4 family protein, which translates to MKDVRELIHTRKLGVDESDIKAAENKLGAVFPDQYKELFKLVNNAEIGEWILYPIKDHRNTKKTWDDVVRQNTVVREEHMSEDLIAIGDDGSGDKLCLKENDGIMGNEIYLWYHEDGEIEEYASSLKEFIISISDEDNEDDLEDE; encoded by the coding sequence ATGAAAGATGTTAGAGAACTAATTCATACAAGGAAATTAGGGGTAGATGAATCTGATATAAAAGCAGCAGAAAATAAGTTAGGTGCTGTTTTTCCAGACCAATATAAAGAGCTTTTCAAGTTAGTTAATAATGCAGAAATAGGTGAATGGATACTTTATCCTATCAAAGACCATAGAAATACTAAAAAGACCTGGGATGATGTTGTTAGACAAAATACTGTAGTCAGAGAAGAACATATGTCAGAAGATCTTATTGCAATCGGTGATGATGGTTCGGGAGATAAATTATGCCTTAAAGAAAATGACGGAATAATGGGGAATGAGATTTATCTTTGGTATCACGAAGATGGAGAAATCGAAGAGTATGCTTCTAGTTTGAAAGAATTTATAATTTCAATATCAGATGAAGATAACGAAGACGATTTAGAGGACGAATAA
- a CDS encoding TniQ family protein — MENILKSQYPSRSVLFNIEPLGLGTPYVESLSSYISRLARYHCLSTGTLFSKLIAIYLNKYYITEIAGRGGDGFYDSSNGVNGIGSLAIDFVEVIEFLTSRNNISKLTFLPWSSILPTRGLMETKKKWCPFCYEDSLANQSEVYDPLIWSLKESKYCLKHKVTLVSTCNRCYRKINFLSRDSNPGFCHSCKSWLGSHTETFYNEIEPLDMKIGNSERIGEMLEISSGVRPINIRRSQVGEALNFYLNSCFKGDLKAFAHVLETPITTFRYWQKGINLPPLRGLLKICLNLDIGLLDFIEMKHIEIHSYENKVFSQTYTKEIKKYDHDKVKAILMEEITNPKGTSLSQLAKVIGCDRKLLYIKFPNESKQIVDNNKSNLMYRKIERRVTSEEKLLKAIKNLLDKDLYPSRRRVEHELDGEILLKESHFRAIWNQMIKNL; from the coding sequence ATGGAGAATATTTTAAAGTCACAATACCCGTCAAGAAGTGTTCTCTTCAATATTGAACCATTAGGTTTGGGAACACCTTATGTTGAATCATTATCAAGTTATATTTCACGCCTAGCAAGATATCATTGTTTATCCACCGGTACTTTATTCTCGAAGCTAATTGCTATTTATTTAAACAAGTACTATATAACTGAAATTGCCGGAAGAGGAGGAGATGGATTCTATGATTCGTCAAATGGAGTCAATGGTATAGGAAGTCTTGCAATTGATTTTGTAGAGGTAATAGAGTTTTTAACATCAAGAAACAATATATCCAAGCTAACATTTTTGCCATGGTCAAGCATACTTCCTACAAGAGGGTTAATGGAAACAAAGAAAAAGTGGTGCCCGTTTTGCTATGAAGATTCATTAGCCAATCAAAGCGAAGTATATGATCCACTTATTTGGTCTCTTAAGGAAAGTAAATATTGCTTAAAGCATAAAGTAACCTTGGTTTCTACTTGTAATAGATGCTATAGGAAGATAAATTTCCTCTCAAGAGATTCAAACCCTGGGTTTTGTCATTCGTGTAAAAGCTGGCTGGGAAGCCATACTGAAACTTTCTATAATGAAATAGAACCACTCGATATGAAAATTGGGAATTCAGAAAGAATTGGTGAAATGTTAGAAATTAGTTCTGGAGTAAGGCCAATAAATATCCGGAGAAGCCAAGTTGGTGAAGCATTAAATTTTTACCTAAATAGCTGTTTTAAAGGTGACCTGAAAGCTTTTGCTCATGTTCTTGAAACTCCGATAACTACATTTCGATATTGGCAAAAGGGAATAAACCTGCCTCCTTTAAGGGGTTTACTTAAGATCTGTTTAAACTTAGACATCGGTCTATTAGATTTTATAGAGATGAAACATATTGAGATACATAGCTATGAAAATAAAGTATTTTCGCAAACGTATACAAAAGAAATCAAGAAGTATGATCACGACAAAGTAAAGGCAATTCTTATGGAGGAGATAACAAATCCTAAAGGTACATCATTATCCCAACTCGCTAAGGTCATTGGCTGTGACCGTAAGTTATTATATATAAAGTTTCCAAATGAATCCAAACAAATAGTAGACAATAATAAAAGCAACTTAATGTACAGAAAAATAGAAAGACGTGTCACCTCTGAGGAAAAGCTTTTAAAAGCTATCAAAAATTTACTAGATAAAGATTTATATCCTAGTAGACGAAGGGTTGAACATGAACTCGATGGGGAAATTTTACTAAAGGAAAGCCATTTTAGGGCAATATGGAATCAAATGATAAAAAATTTGTAG